The Pristis pectinata isolate sPriPec2 chromosome 28, sPriPec2.1.pri, whole genome shotgun sequence genome includes a window with the following:
- the LOC127584031 gene encoding uveal autoantigen with coiled-coil domains and ankyrin repeats protein-like isoform X2 — MARDREQEDNLKMLENLKAKLKTYETGHLYEQMTSGIQVAKELALKEVNLSGMELQQSSKSVAGSSDMLLTDQSTPGAYETLKKDLEMMRRRLEMAKKEKGSLQQELLNRNRQCDVLREELDRVKQESEEQIKQLEDALSDVQKRMFESEGKVKILQAHVNALKDHLSKQGSVGSSRVVDELKNQLREVKSKHEEAVANVERLQHQVKLGALSIEESAEATELEQYKQEVKELQKTLSATEQGKREAEKRVSAVESELKSVKAKLSQCVLAEEFENMRNSSLSTLEEKEKQVALVKSKYERAQMEVIQLQKDLEREQGQTAACVKIEQYQLLKRTLENQSSTLTDVTQKHQKLQKESEAIQLENVTIKAELEELKHKLKTHYVPLTTHDEMKASMNQTVQDLNKQVSEVSQKYKEVIREAEALKLEKNTISENLNHVKTHYVPAEKHKEEITALNSIVGKSKKELEELSKKYGQAQQQTENVLKEIVTVKDSLKNQYVPLEKHEELKTHLNTTSEKAALELLAVKQKCSEVQSKLARCEKENKELKDQLAVLREQVQKDYVSLQQHEEMKAALNRKGEELQMKVDDSQVNYKKVQEKVVALNKEKESQANELRTLQESIKSQFVPIKNYEENENKFNALVNELKNQLSEKTQQCSVVQEQAERYKGETEELMQRVTQLEQNLECHYIPKAVHEEMKSKFVSGMGEKVEQVEEVKKRFADAELQNERSQAENARLQLAIQELEEKIQSEYIPIEEFETMKTSLNNRVTELQEEKEKVKVSWVQEREKVGNLLLQMDDQKKNSVPLQRHNELKEKLEEDIVGLKNQMNEREEEMKGKVLEISKLQMDSEAMTRTIAELKARQALDLSQHESVKTSLEVQINSLNENLAKLKEKHDQMSTEVLRAKEKELSAKDEKETFQSRTFSFEQEIKELKNKYDESMATICDLQKSIQESAKQIEAKDNKITELLNDVERLKQALNGLSQLSYSASNPKRPSQQMEALQSQVKNLEQQLADADRQHREVIAIYRTHLLNAAQGHMDEDVQAALLQIIRMRQEFIC, encoded by the exons ATGGCAAGAGACCGAGAACAGGAAGACAATTTGAAGATGCTCGAGAACCTGAAAGCAAAACTTAAAACTTATGAG ACTGGGCATCTGTATGAGCAGATGACATCTGGCATCCAGGTGGCAAAag AACTGGCTCTTAAGGAGGTTAACCTCTCGGGCATGGAGTTACAA caATCTTCCAAGTCAGTTGCTGGTTCAAGTGATATGTTGCTGACTGATCAAAGCACGCCTGGTGCATATGAAACTTTGAAGAAGGATCTAGAGATGATGAGGAGGAGGTTGGAGATGGcaaagaaagagaaaggcagTCTCCAACAGGAGCTACTGAACAGGAATAGGCAGTGTGATGTCTTAAGAGAGGAGCTTGACCGTGTGAAGCAGGAATCTGAGGAGCAAATTAAGCAGCTGGAGGATGCGTTAAGTGATGTGCAGAAGCGAATGTTTGAGTCAGAAGGTAAAGTGAAGATCCTACAAGCACACGTTAATGCCCTGAAGGATCACCTTTCAAAGCAGGGCTCAGTGGGAAGCAGTAGGGTGGTGGACGAACTTAAGAATCAGCTGAGGGAAGTGAAATCGAAACACGAGGAAGCTGTGGCTAACGTGGAGAGACTGCAACACCAAGTTAAACTCGGTGCTTTATCAATCGAGGAATCGGCTGAGGCAACCGAGTTGGAGCAGTACAAGCAGGAGGTGAAAGAGCTGCAGAAGACTTTGAGTGCAACGGAGCAAGGAAAGCGAGAGGCAGAGAAGAGAGTTAGTGCAGTTGAAAGTGAACTGAAGAGCGTGAAGGCAAAGTTGTCACAGTGTGTGCTGGCTGAGGAGTTTGAGAACATGAGGAATTCATCCCTCAGTACTTTggaagagaaggagaaacagGTGGCGTTAGTGAAGAGTAAATATGAGAGAGCTCAGATGGAAGTTATTCagttgcagaaggacttggagcGAGAACAAGGTCAGACAGCTGCGTGTGTGAAGATTGAGCAGTACCAGTTACTGAAGAGAACGTTGGAGAACCAGAGCAGTACCCTTACTGATGTTACACAGAAGCATCAGAAGCTGCAAAAGGAAAGTGAAGCTATTCAACTGGAAAATGTTACCATCAAAGCTGAGCTGGAAGAGCTGAAACACAAGCTGAAAACACATTATGTACCTTTGACGACACATGATGAAATGAAAGCTTCAATGAACCAGACGGTTCAAGATCTGAACAAGCAAGTTTCTGAGGTGTCACAAAAGTACAAGGAAGTGATCAGAGAAGCAGAAGCATTAAAACTTGAGAAGAACACTATAAGTGAAAATCTGAATCATGTGAAGACTCACTATGTTCCTGCAGAGAAACACAAAGAGGAGATAACAGCTCTGAATTCCATCGTTGGCAAGTCGAAGAAggagttggaagaactcagtaagaAGTATGGCCAGGCACAACAACAGACTGAGAACGTACTCAAAGAAATTGTTACTGTGAAAGACTCATTGAAGAATCAATATGTGCCGCTGGAAAAGCATGAAGAACTGAAAACCCACCTGAACACCACTTCAGAGAAAGCTGCGTTGGAGCTGTTGGCAGTGAAACAGAAATGCAGTGAAGTACAGAGCAAGCTAGCAAGGTGTGAGAAAGAAAATAAGGAACTGAAAGACCAGCTGGCAGTCCTTCGAGAACAAGTGCAGAAAGACTACGTAAGTCTTCAACAGCATGAAGAAATGAAGGCTGCCTTGAACAGAAAGGGGGAGGAACTGCAAATGAAGGTTGATGATTCTCAAGTGAATTACAAGAAGGTTCAGGAGAAAGTTGTTGCACTGAACAAGGAAAAGGAAAGCCAGGCGAATGAACTTCGAACACTACAAGAATCCATCAAGTCACAGTTTGTTCCCATTAAAAATTACGAAGAAAACGAGAATAAATTTAATGCCCTGGTGAACGAACTGAAGAATCAGTTGTCAGAGAAGACTCAGCAATGCTCTGTGGTCCAAGAGCAAGCTGAACGATATAAGGGAGAGACAGAAGAGCTGATGCAAAGGGTTACACAGTTGGAGCAAAACCTGGAGTGTCATTATATTCCCAAAGCTGTGCATGAAGAAATGAAAAGCAAGTTTGTCAGTGGTATGGGAGAAAAGGTTGAGCAAGTGGAGGAAGTGAAGAAGAGGTTTGCAGATGCTGAGTTGCAGAACGAAAGGTCACAGGCAGAGAATGCCAGGCTCCAGTTGGCCATCCAAGAGTTGGAAGAGAAAATACAGTCAGAGTACATTCCTATTGAGGAGTTTGAAACCATGAAAACATCACTAAACAACAGAGTTACAGAGCTGcaggaggaaaaggaaaaagtGAAGGTTTCTTGGGTGCAGGAGCGAGAAAAAGTAGGCAACCTCCTCCTCCAGATGGATGATCAGAAGAAGAATTCTGTACCACTTCAAAGGCACAAtgaattgaaagagaagttggaGGAAGATATTGTAGGGCTGAAGAACCAGATgaatgagagagaggaagaaatgaaaggaaaagtttTGGAGATTTCCAAACTGCAGATGGACTCTGAAGCGATGACCAGAACAATAGCAGAACTGAAGGCAAGGCAAGCGTTGGACCTGTCACAGCACGAAAGTGTGAAGACCTCTTTAGAAGTGCAGATAAACTCGCTAAATGAAAACCTGGCAAAGTTGAAGGAGAAGCATGATCAAATGTCTACAGAAGTGTTGCGTGCCAAAGAGAAAGAGCTGTCAGCTAAAGATGAAAAGGAGACCTTTCAATCGAGAACATTCAGCTTTGAGCAGGAAATTAAGGAGCTGAAAAACAAATACGATGAATCCATGGCAACAATCTGTGATCTGCAGAAAAGTATTCAGGAATCTGCCAAGCAAATTGAGGCCAAGGATAACAAG ATAACAGAACTGTTAAATGATGTGGAGAGGCTGAAGCAGGCGTTAAATGGTCTATCACAGCTTTCCTACTCTGCCAGTAACCCCAAGAGACCAAGCCAGCAAATGGAAGCACTCCAGAGCCAAGTcaagaacctggagcaacagctGGCT
- the LOC127584031 gene encoding uveal autoantigen with coiled-coil domains and ankyrin repeats protein-like isoform X1 translates to MPQKLDQKHLPVETSLASSQKEQRAIKELQIENEDLKGRLKKLHHEQKAFLERVSGLQKQLNQECKSVGELQNEKQQLKNLLMARDREQEDNLKMLENLKAKLKTYETGHLYEQMTSGIQVAKELALKEVNLSGMELQQSSKSVAGSSDMLLTDQSTPGAYETLKKDLEMMRRRLEMAKKEKGSLQQELLNRNRQCDVLREELDRVKQESEEQIKQLEDALSDVQKRMFESEGKVKILQAHVNALKDHLSKQGSVGSSRVVDELKNQLREVKSKHEEAVANVERLQHQVKLGALSIEESAEATELEQYKQEVKELQKTLSATEQGKREAEKRVSAVESELKSVKAKLSQCVLAEEFENMRNSSLSTLEEKEKQVALVKSKYERAQMEVIQLQKDLEREQGQTAACVKIEQYQLLKRTLENQSSTLTDVTQKHQKLQKESEAIQLENVTIKAELEELKHKLKTHYVPLTTHDEMKASMNQTVQDLNKQVSEVSQKYKEVIREAEALKLEKNTISENLNHVKTHYVPAEKHKEEITALNSIVGKSKKELEELSKKYGQAQQQTENVLKEIVTVKDSLKNQYVPLEKHEELKTHLNTTSEKAALELLAVKQKCSEVQSKLARCEKENKELKDQLAVLREQVQKDYVSLQQHEEMKAALNRKGEELQMKVDDSQVNYKKVQEKVVALNKEKESQANELRTLQESIKSQFVPIKNYEENENKFNALVNELKNQLSEKTQQCSVVQEQAERYKGETEELMQRVTQLEQNLECHYIPKAVHEEMKSKFVSGMGEKVEQVEEVKKRFADAELQNERSQAENARLQLAIQELEEKIQSEYIPIEEFETMKTSLNNRVTELQEEKEKVKVSWVQEREKVGNLLLQMDDQKKNSVPLQRHNELKEKLEEDIVGLKNQMNEREEEMKGKVLEISKLQMDSEAMTRTIAELKARQALDLSQHESVKTSLEVQINSLNENLAKLKEKHDQMSTEVLRAKEKELSAKDEKETFQSRTFSFEQEIKELKNKYDESMATICDLQKSIQESAKQIEAKDNKITELLNDVERLKQALNGLSQLSYSASNPKRPSQQMEALQSQVKNLEQQLADADRQHREVIAIYRTHLLNAAQGHMDEDVQAALLQIIRMRQEFIC, encoded by the exons ATGCCACAGAAGCTAGATCAAAAACATCTTCCAGTTGAAACCAGTTTAGCATCAAGTCAGAAGGAGCAACGTGCTATAAAG GAGCTTCAGATTGAAAACGAGGATCTCAAAGGAAGGTTGAAAAAACTCCATCATGAGCAGAAGGCCTTCCTGGAGAGAGTCAGCGGACTTCAGAAACAACTGAACCAG GAGTGCAAGTCAGTGGGAGAGCTTCAGAATGAg AAACAGCAGCTGAAAAATCTACTGATGGCAAGAGACCGAGAACAGGAAGACAATTTGAAGATGCTCGAGAACCTGAAAGCAAAACTTAAAACTTATGAG ACTGGGCATCTGTATGAGCAGATGACATCTGGCATCCAGGTGGCAAAag AACTGGCTCTTAAGGAGGTTAACCTCTCGGGCATGGAGTTACAA caATCTTCCAAGTCAGTTGCTGGTTCAAGTGATATGTTGCTGACTGATCAAAGCACGCCTGGTGCATATGAAACTTTGAAGAAGGATCTAGAGATGATGAGGAGGAGGTTGGAGATGGcaaagaaagagaaaggcagTCTCCAACAGGAGCTACTGAACAGGAATAGGCAGTGTGATGTCTTAAGAGAGGAGCTTGACCGTGTGAAGCAGGAATCTGAGGAGCAAATTAAGCAGCTGGAGGATGCGTTAAGTGATGTGCAGAAGCGAATGTTTGAGTCAGAAGGTAAAGTGAAGATCCTACAAGCACACGTTAATGCCCTGAAGGATCACCTTTCAAAGCAGGGCTCAGTGGGAAGCAGTAGGGTGGTGGACGAACTTAAGAATCAGCTGAGGGAAGTGAAATCGAAACACGAGGAAGCTGTGGCTAACGTGGAGAGACTGCAACACCAAGTTAAACTCGGTGCTTTATCAATCGAGGAATCGGCTGAGGCAACCGAGTTGGAGCAGTACAAGCAGGAGGTGAAAGAGCTGCAGAAGACTTTGAGTGCAACGGAGCAAGGAAAGCGAGAGGCAGAGAAGAGAGTTAGTGCAGTTGAAAGTGAACTGAAGAGCGTGAAGGCAAAGTTGTCACAGTGTGTGCTGGCTGAGGAGTTTGAGAACATGAGGAATTCATCCCTCAGTACTTTggaagagaaggagaaacagGTGGCGTTAGTGAAGAGTAAATATGAGAGAGCTCAGATGGAAGTTATTCagttgcagaaggacttggagcGAGAACAAGGTCAGACAGCTGCGTGTGTGAAGATTGAGCAGTACCAGTTACTGAAGAGAACGTTGGAGAACCAGAGCAGTACCCTTACTGATGTTACACAGAAGCATCAGAAGCTGCAAAAGGAAAGTGAAGCTATTCAACTGGAAAATGTTACCATCAAAGCTGAGCTGGAAGAGCTGAAACACAAGCTGAAAACACATTATGTACCTTTGACGACACATGATGAAATGAAAGCTTCAATGAACCAGACGGTTCAAGATCTGAACAAGCAAGTTTCTGAGGTGTCACAAAAGTACAAGGAAGTGATCAGAGAAGCAGAAGCATTAAAACTTGAGAAGAACACTATAAGTGAAAATCTGAATCATGTGAAGACTCACTATGTTCCTGCAGAGAAACACAAAGAGGAGATAACAGCTCTGAATTCCATCGTTGGCAAGTCGAAGAAggagttggaagaactcagtaagaAGTATGGCCAGGCACAACAACAGACTGAGAACGTACTCAAAGAAATTGTTACTGTGAAAGACTCATTGAAGAATCAATATGTGCCGCTGGAAAAGCATGAAGAACTGAAAACCCACCTGAACACCACTTCAGAGAAAGCTGCGTTGGAGCTGTTGGCAGTGAAACAGAAATGCAGTGAAGTACAGAGCAAGCTAGCAAGGTGTGAGAAAGAAAATAAGGAACTGAAAGACCAGCTGGCAGTCCTTCGAGAACAAGTGCAGAAAGACTACGTAAGTCTTCAACAGCATGAAGAAATGAAGGCTGCCTTGAACAGAAAGGGGGAGGAACTGCAAATGAAGGTTGATGATTCTCAAGTGAATTACAAGAAGGTTCAGGAGAAAGTTGTTGCACTGAACAAGGAAAAGGAAAGCCAGGCGAATGAACTTCGAACACTACAAGAATCCATCAAGTCACAGTTTGTTCCCATTAAAAATTACGAAGAAAACGAGAATAAATTTAATGCCCTGGTGAACGAACTGAAGAATCAGTTGTCAGAGAAGACTCAGCAATGCTCTGTGGTCCAAGAGCAAGCTGAACGATATAAGGGAGAGACAGAAGAGCTGATGCAAAGGGTTACACAGTTGGAGCAAAACCTGGAGTGTCATTATATTCCCAAAGCTGTGCATGAAGAAATGAAAAGCAAGTTTGTCAGTGGTATGGGAGAAAAGGTTGAGCAAGTGGAGGAAGTGAAGAAGAGGTTTGCAGATGCTGAGTTGCAGAACGAAAGGTCACAGGCAGAGAATGCCAGGCTCCAGTTGGCCATCCAAGAGTTGGAAGAGAAAATACAGTCAGAGTACATTCCTATTGAGGAGTTTGAAACCATGAAAACATCACTAAACAACAGAGTTACAGAGCTGcaggaggaaaaggaaaaagtGAAGGTTTCTTGGGTGCAGGAGCGAGAAAAAGTAGGCAACCTCCTCCTCCAGATGGATGATCAGAAGAAGAATTCTGTACCACTTCAAAGGCACAAtgaattgaaagagaagttggaGGAAGATATTGTAGGGCTGAAGAACCAGATgaatgagagagaggaagaaatgaaaggaaaagtttTGGAGATTTCCAAACTGCAGATGGACTCTGAAGCGATGACCAGAACAATAGCAGAACTGAAGGCAAGGCAAGCGTTGGACCTGTCACAGCACGAAAGTGTGAAGACCTCTTTAGAAGTGCAGATAAACTCGCTAAATGAAAACCTGGCAAAGTTGAAGGAGAAGCATGATCAAATGTCTACAGAAGTGTTGCGTGCCAAAGAGAAAGAGCTGTCAGCTAAAGATGAAAAGGAGACCTTTCAATCGAGAACATTCAGCTTTGAGCAGGAAATTAAGGAGCTGAAAAACAAATACGATGAATCCATGGCAACAATCTGTGATCTGCAGAAAAGTATTCAGGAATCTGCCAAGCAAATTGAGGCCAAGGATAACAAG ATAACAGAACTGTTAAATGATGTGGAGAGGCTGAAGCAGGCGTTAAATGGTCTATCACAGCTTTCCTACTCTGCCAGTAACCCCAAGAGACCAAGCCAGCAAATGGAAGCACTCCAGAGCCAAGTcaagaacctggagcaacagctGGCT